In the Streptomyces fradiae ATCC 10745 = DSM 40063 genome, one interval contains:
- a CDS encoding ATP-binding protein yields MGHGLRLEERWGGPLARTADGSSFGERLRALRLSAGLSQEELAHSAGVSVRTLADMERGRTRGPQRKTVRALALALALAPEDVRALEAAAAPGRLRSGSPPGPAAGGLCLPRDAHDFTARGRPLSVLTALADAIDPACPPVVVVSGAPGLGKTAFAVHAAHHLASRFPDGQWYLDLRAMDPEPVPPGDALRRLLGALGVAEHSLPRDVEDRAALFRSLAATRRLLLVLDNAADESRLRPLLPGTGACLTVVTSRNALGGLEAVHRLDLPLLRREEAVTLLTRIAGAERVAREAQSARDLADQCGRLPLALRIIGQRLAARPQESLAKLAALLGREERRLDLLQGGDLKVRSAFALSYQQLDDVSRRLLRRCALAAGPDVSPETAALLADVPLRDARLRLEDLCSRGLLQPDPMVERYRFHDLLRLFAAEQVAAEDDGAARDAALDRTARWTLARAGAAALHFDAEHHDDPTGDPDPATAPAGRDQARAWLEAEREQWIAALHHSRTTGRHRHVLDAAEAMHWFSDFTQHWKEWADVFRCAAESARALGSRREEATHLNYLAWAHNTCTHDPQAALEAADAAHSLALACDDRLQTGWALGYGAGALRRLGRMDEAVVRLRAAVTCLRGDGTTQGRLAVLTLLNALGELLRFHGQADEAVVHHLNSLELCRQGHPGVAPQLIAVYQAHTQRHLGNAYVALGSRRQAETHLRQALTIFEEVAIPAWSGAVQLELGRVLMGLDRPGEAHTVLTTALRTLAALRHPLQAEAAAELRALDRTRDERPRGT; encoded by the coding sequence ATGGGACATGGCCTCCGTCTGGAGGAGAGATGGGGAGGGCCGTTGGCCAGGACCGCGGACGGCAGCAGTTTCGGGGAACGCCTGCGCGCCCTGCGACTGAGTGCCGGGCTCAGCCAGGAGGAACTCGCCCACTCCGCCGGGGTGAGCGTGCGGACGCTCGCGGACATGGAACGCGGACGGACCCGGGGGCCCCAGCGGAAGACCGTGCGGGCGCTCGCCCTGGCGCTGGCCCTCGCCCCCGAGGACGTCCGGGCACTGGAGGCGGCAGCCGCTCCAGGGCGGTTGCGCTCCGGCTCGCCTCCCGGCCCTGCGGCCGGGGGCCTGTGCCTGCCCCGGGACGCGCACGACTTCACCGCCCGGGGCCGCCCGCTCTCGGTGCTCACGGCGCTGGCCGATGCCATCGACCCCGCCTGTCCTCCCGTGGTCGTGGTCTCGGGCGCGCCGGGTCTGGGGAAGACCGCGTTCGCCGTCCACGCGGCGCATCACCTCGCCTCCCGGTTCCCCGACGGGCAGTGGTATCTCGACCTGCGCGCCATGGATCCTGAACCGGTACCGCCGGGGGACGCGTTGCGCCGGTTACTGGGCGCCCTCGGTGTCGCCGAGCACTCCCTGCCCCGGGACGTCGAGGACCGGGCGGCTCTGTTCCGCTCACTGGCCGCCACCCGCCGTCTGCTGCTGGTCCTCGACAACGCCGCTGACGAGAGCCGGCTACGTCCCCTGCTTCCCGGTACGGGGGCCTGCCTCACCGTCGTGACCAGCCGCAACGCCCTGGGCGGTCTCGAAGCCGTCCACCGCCTCGATCTCCCCCTGCTGCGCCGCGAGGAGGCGGTCACACTCCTCACCCGTATCGCCGGTGCGGAGCGGGTCGCCCGTGAGGCGCAGTCCGCGCGCGACCTCGCCGACCAGTGCGGACGTCTGCCGCTCGCCTTGCGGATCATCGGGCAGCGTCTCGCGGCGCGGCCCCAGGAGAGCCTGGCCAAACTCGCGGCCCTCCTCGGCCGGGAGGAACGCAGACTCGACCTGCTTCAAGGGGGCGACCTCAAGGTCCGTTCCGCTTTCGCTCTCTCCTACCAGCAGCTCGACGACGTCTCCCGGCGGCTTCTGCGGCGCTGCGCCCTCGCCGCGGGCCCCGATGTCAGCCCTGAGACCGCCGCCCTCCTTGCCGACGTTCCGCTCCGCGACGCCCGGCTCCGCCTGGAGGACCTCTGCAGCCGGGGGCTGCTCCAGCCCGACCCCATGGTCGAGCGGTACCGGTTCCACGACCTGCTGCGGCTCTTCGCCGCCGAGCAGGTGGCGGCTGAGGACGACGGCGCGGCCCGTGACGCGGCCCTGGACCGTACCGCCCGCTGGACACTGGCCCGCGCCGGCGCCGCCGCCCTCCACTTCGACGCCGAGCACCACGACGACCCGACGGGCGATCCCGACCCCGCCACGGCCCCGGCCGGCCGGGACCAGGCCCGCGCCTGGCTGGAAGCCGAGCGGGAACAATGGATCGCCGCCCTCCATCACAGCCGCACCACCGGTCGGCACCGGCACGTCCTCGACGCCGCGGAAGCCATGCACTGGTTCTCCGACTTCACCCAGCACTGGAAGGAATGGGCCGACGTGTTCCGGTGTGCCGCCGAGTCCGCCCGCGCGCTCGGCAGCCGACGCGAGGAGGCCACCCACCTCAACTACCTGGCCTGGGCCCACAACACCTGTACCCATGACCCCCAGGCCGCCCTCGAAGCCGCTGATGCCGCGCATTCCCTGGCCCTCGCCTGCGACGACCGGCTCCAGACCGGCTGGGCCCTCGGGTACGGAGCCGGCGCGTTGCGCCGCCTCGGCCGGATGGACGAAGCCGTTGTCCGGCTCCGCGCCGCGGTCACCTGTCTTCGCGGTGACGGAACCACCCAGGGCAGACTCGCCGTGCTGACCCTCCTGAACGCCCTGGGGGAGCTTCTGCGCTTCCACGGTCAGGCGGACGAAGCCGTCGTGCACCACCTGAACAGCCTGGAACTCTGCCGGCAGGGGCACCCCGGCGTGGCCCCCCAGCTCATCGCCGTCTACCAGGCCCACACCCAGCGTCACCTGGGCAACGCTTACGTGGCCCTCGGCAGCCGGCGTCAGGCCGAGACACATCTGCGACAGGCCCTGACCATCTTCGAGGAGGTGGCGATACCCGCCTGGAGCGGGGCCGTGCAACTCGAACTCGGACGCGTCCTCATGGGTCTGGACCGCCCCGGGGAAGCACACACCGTCCTGACCACCGCCCTGCGCACCCTCGCCGCCCTCCGCCACCCCCTCCAGGCCGAAGCGGCCGCCGAACTCCGCGCTCTGGACCGCACTCGCGATGAGCGTCCCCGAGGGACCTGA